GCAGAACCAAAGTCCATCTTTAGAGAAGGGGTGTGAcagcaaaggggaagagagaaggatcAGACCCATCATCCTCTGGCTTGCAGAAGGCAACAACAGTGGGTGGAGTGAGCCGGCTGACAGACACCAGCAAGTACACTGGCACCCACAAGGAGCGCTTTGACGAGAGTGGCAAAGGCAAAGGCATCGCAGGACGGGAAGAGATGACCGACAAGTCAGGCTATGTGAGTGGCTATAAGGGTGCTGGCACCTATGATAAGAAGAGCAGCAAATGAGAAGTAGCCTCAACAACTAGGGTCAGTTAGTCCTCGACCCAGCATCTTACACACCACGGAGGAGCATAGGGAATAATAAACACCTGTGTGTGCATCAGCCAATGAGCTCTGTCTTTCCTTCAGGGAGAGGGATAGATAGACCCactggtgcagagagagagaagagaagaccCCACGAGTCAGGGTTTTGAGTTCTGCACCCTTTCTCTAGTTAACCTCATGCCTCCCAGCCCTAGGTTAGCATTCCCCTCTACAACTGCGTCTAAGAACAGAGCTGAGGAATATATTTGGGGATAAGAGATAAACCAGATGTGGAGACAAAAGCATTTGCTCCTTGCACTCATACATTTCTGGTATCCACCCTTCTTATCTCCCAAAGGGAAGTAGCAATTCTCGATTGGACCTAGTATGACCCAGACACCACTTGTTAgacccctccctgtccctccacctccctcccctgttgCAGCCCAGGTGGTGTTGGAGACATGGAACAGAAAATCCCACTGACTGCTAAGGGTAGCCCAGGAAGATGGCCAGAGGTGAGTGCCTCCAGGACTCCCAGAGCAGGAGTGCTTGTGTGCcgaagaaaaaggaatgaaatcagaATGGcttcagatatatttttatatttttattttggaatgattatagattcacaggaagtttgcaaaaatagtacagagggGTCCCAcatacccttcacccagtttcatCCAGTGGTTATATCTTCTATAACTCAAGGTGTGGTTTTAAAACCTTCTGTGACCACAGCGAggctcacctcacacctgtcttGTCAGTGGCAGATCCTGTAACTGGAGGGGGGGCGGGTTGTCAGGAAGAGCTTTGGGAAGGAAAGGGATGCAGTCATCTTGGGGGTAACAGGTCAGAGAAGATCATTTGAAACTCCAGTGAGCCACAGTGAGaataatggaaggaaaagaagtcagagagaggAATACAGGGAGACTAAAGGAGGGGAGTGTAGGGGAGAAACTACCCTGGGCTCTGTggtagaaggagagaagaaagaacaggttACATGGAGAGAAGAGCAATGATTTCGTAGAGAGGAACAGACTGGGGACTGAGGGCCATTCTGGAGAAGTGAGGCTAGAAAGACTCTAAGGGTCTTGAGGAGGACCTCTAGCTAGAGGTACCTACCATGTAGGTGAGTGAGTGGAGAGAATCATAAGGGAGATGGAGACAGCTGAGGAGAGAAGGGTAGTGGGGATGGGGAGTTGAGACATGGAGCTGGGTGCCTGTTGTCATGGTGTGAGCTGAGGCTCTGGGCCTCCATCCAGGATTCAGGATCTGGCCCAGTGGAAGGACCGTCACTGCCAACTGGACACAGTCAGCTTCTTGGGTGGGTAAGGCTGTCTGTGGGAGAAGGAAGATGACGGGGGAAAAGAGGAGGTAAACAAGTTGGAAAGGGTCTACAAGGCAGTATGAATTTGCATGATGACTGAAGCTCTGGACATTGGTCCTACTTCCCTGGTCTCTTGGGAGGGGGCCCTGCCTGCCTTTGAAGTCAGGGAGGAAGCCTTGTATCAGAAATCAGAGGTTTGGGAATGGGAACAGGCTGGTGTATGGTGGTAGTAGGGGGTGGTTCAAATCGAAAGCCTCCCTTTCCTAGTAGACACCAATGATATCTATCGGTTCCGCATCACGCTTTCCGGAACAGAGCAGGTAGAGCCTTTGGTTGGTTAGGGTGCTGTTGTAGTGGCAGCTGGTGGGCGGCTGATTAGGGGCCAGAGAACAGATCGTGATGGGGAAGGAGTCCTCTGTGAATGTACAGTATTCGTTGTAATTCTCACAGAAACTCTCACTGTACTTGCAGAACTTCTGGACTTCTCTCCAGGGGGCATGCACCATATAATGGATTTGCGGGCAATACCAGCTCTTCTGCTTTCTGCCCCGTACATAGGCCATGAGACCATTACAGTAGCCCTGGAAGCCCTTTGGGTAGTGCACCCTGGGGTAATCGACGTGTAACATGTGGAAGTCCTTGATGGCAATCTGCATCTCGATGTCCACAACCAGAGCTGTCCCGAAAGCAAGCTGGAGAAACACAAGCCAGGCCACAGCTACTGCCATTCCTCCTGCTGGTAGAGTTAAGGTGGTTGGAGGCAGAGGTGGGCCTAGAGTGGCTGTCTGCCCTTTCCCACAGTCTCCAGTGTCCCCGCAGCCTTCCCCTATACCCTAAGAGCTGTACTGTATCTCAGATATCACCTAGCCCAAGTCCTCATGccccagagagaggagacacttGCTGGTTGTCCACCTTATATTAGCCATTCCCCCCACTCCCTTGGTCCACCTCGGGGTCTCAGCCTCAGCCAGTCCATGAGCTGTAACACTTACAGAAGAAGAGGTCCAACTGGTCCTTGGGTGAGTGACTCTTCCCAATCATCCCTGGCTCTGGTCAACCTTtccggtaaaaaaaaaatgcaaaggggACAGAAGGAACAGGCTGAAGCACAATTCTCTGACTGCTCTGGAGAAAGGGCAGGAGCTGGAAGACCAGTGGGACAGGAGCAGGAATTCTTGCCTGGAGCCAAAGACAGCCCAAAGGTGAGAAGAGGCCAGAAATTTCTAGATAAAGACCAGTCTGGGAGGAGGGCACGTCCCCTGAGTTTGAAGAGCCCCTGGACTGAGGgggttgggtgggtgggaggataggGACATTGCTGTCTGGTCCCCTCCTTTCTGCTGTCATCGGAACACTTAGTTCCAGCTCCCTGCCAAAAGGCCCTACGTTCTTGGGCTTTCTTTGATGTTTTCTCTGGTCCATAGATCCCTCTCTGCGGAAAGGTAAGGAGGAAAACACTGTTGTGTTTCTGAGGAACAAGGTGCTGCTTGTTCCTAACCCTCAGAGAACAGAGGGTCTGCCACTCATCCCACTCACCGTGGCCCAGGAGGCCACACATGCACTCAAGGGCCTCCCTCTAGAGTGCTGGGTTGAGAATCAGAGACCTCGTTGTGGACTCCCCACAGTCCCCATCATCACCTTCCCACCAGTCACAATCACACTGTCACACCAGCTCCCTCACCTGTAACTTCAGGCCCTGTCAGAGTCAGAGCACTCCTGGAAACTGAAGCACACTGACCCTGAAGCCTCAGGCTTGTCAAGTTGGGTTACACAGGTTGAGTTGGACTTGAGGAAGTATGGGCCATCTGAGTCCAGAGAATCAGACTCTCAATGTAGTTTGTCATGCTGGGAAAGGGCCGGACTCTTCTTTTCGTCAATACCTGCCCCTTCATCAGAACTAAAGAGCCCTCTAAAGCCTGCCAGCCACTGTCCTTGACTTCCACATGCCTCTCAGCCTTGCCTCCCTGTAGGATGTTGTCTGGGTTGTGGGCCTCCTAGTAGGAAGAATGGGATGGAGGAGTCAGAACACAGACCCCTGAGTGTTCCAAGGCCAATGAGTAATTTGGGGGTGGTGCAGAGTACTGGAGGTGTCGGGGTACTGGCATTGTTTGTTCATGTTCCCCCTAGCCTTGCTCTTCCTGGAAGCATGAATTGAAGTCCAAAACTGAACCCATCCTCCCCACAACTTGCTTCTCCTCCTGtattgtctgtctctgtttcctctgtcACAGGTGATCCTAGACCCCTCATTCTCCCTGACCCCACCTGTGGTTGCAAGGTGGGTAAGAGTAAGGCTTTTGAGTAAAACAGACCAGAAATCCTGGCTGAATCCTTGCTTTGCTGCTTACAGGCTGTGTATCCCCAATCTAAGTTTGCTAAAACACTATCAGCTTCAATTTTTCATCTATTAATAGGGGTAATACTTTATATACCTCACGGCAGTATTAGAATTCATTAAGATGTATATCAAGAGCTTGTagctcagtgcttggcacatggtgaGTACTTAATATGAGCATGAGTCTATCAATCCCACAGTCCTGACAGTCTTATCTAACACTAAGAACCTGTCCCTTCcatccctatctctgcccctcctcaggctcCCCCCTTTCCTGGATACCACATGCTCTCCATCTCCAGTAAGGCTCTGCATCTCATAGGACAGACAGAAGTCTCTCCATGACCTGACTCCTGCCATGTCTCCTACTGCATACCCATCCCCATCTGTTTCCCCCTTTGTGTCACCCTCCACCTCCTTGTCCTTGTGCATGCCACCTCCTTTACCCCTGATActgttcctctcctcctcccactcttGCCCCCATCACCTCCACTGAGCTAGCTCATGTGAAGACTCAACCCAGAGTTCCTGTTTAAGAAGCCTCTGCTTGGAAGACCTCACCAGGGAAGTGTGCACAGCCAAGCGAGTGAAGGAAAAGCCTACACAGGCAGGTGCCTCGCCTGTATCCTTCAGTCTGGGTCTACAAGCCAGCACCAAGTGGGAGCCATGCAGGGTGGCTCCTGAGACTGGCTGACTCATATCTTTGTTGTGAGGAAGTCTGCTGCTGTGGTCCCCACCTCAAAGCGTGCCTCCTCTTCCCTATTTTCTCAAGGCTGCAGCTTCCCTGAGAAGAGGAAAGGGCTTGTCATGGCccttggtcttcttcttcttcattcattACCCACCTATCACGACTCACCTCTGCACACACAGTTACAGAAATGGAACAGCACATTGTAGAGGAGAGACTTCGGTACCTGATATAGATAACCTACGGAATTTCTgcctcctcatctataaaatgagactaATACCTTTCTTGCCTCATAAGACTACAAGAATAAAGTGAGATGGTCATCATGAACATGACTTTCAACCATTACACAGTGTATAAACAATTATAACTGGATATTATCTCCTAGGTTCTACACCGACTCACTTTTCCCCCAACTCCATATTGGCAAAGCCCCTTATATTCCCCAAATGATCCAAGTgacctcccccatccccactctgccagtgtagagcccCCTCTGACACCTGACTTAAGCTTCATCTTCATGAAGCTTTCTATTATTAGTCAGGCCCTGTGTGGATTACCTTAAGATTTTTTGAACTTAGTTTTTAGTTGTTAAATACCCTCTGAAAAGCACTATGACAAACGTTGGGGCAatacaaaggtaaataaaacagCTCCAGCCCAGATTACATTTATAATGCAGCAGGAAAGACACACATATAAGCATATGTTACAAAGGCCTCGGAAAGGGGGTGAATGTATGATGGGCCTTCAGGTTCCAGACTGTAGTTCTAGAGGCCCGGTCTTTAAAATCCTGTCCTCGAGGTGCTGATCCATAGCCCTGCTGTTTCCACACTGACATCCTTGTCATGGTTTCATCTGCTCCCTCAGCCTGAGATTTGTGGAATTCATTGCCTCAGTACTCCGGGCTTTACATCCACGAGAATTCCcctagagatgaagaaactaagtttgagagagaaagagtagttTGCTCAAAGTCATATGTCCAATTTAGTAGTTCTCAACGAGGGGAAGGCAATTTTGTCATTTCTGGGGACATGTTTGATCATCACAACCGGAAGgggctactggcatctagtgggtaagAGGCCAGGGGATGCCTCTAAACATCCGTGGTTGCACAAGACagctcccacaacaaagaattatcaagATCAAAATGTAAATAgcgctgaggttgagaaacccttgtctggggcacctggctggctcagtcagaagagcatgtgactcttgatcttggggtcatgagttcaagacccacgttgggtgtaaagattactttcaaaaaataaacttaaaaaaatagaaaagaaaaccctgGTCCAATGAGTGAATCCGATTTTCTAACAATGGCAGAATTACTTATACCTCATATATTGAAAAGGGTCAGTAAATAGGCAGACCTTGGAAATGTTTTTGTTAGATTTTGCTTTTAGTGGTGCTGGGTTTTTCTGCCAGCAAAAGGGGCACTGAGAGTTCACCGTTGAAATAACTTTGAGTCATTTTTCCTGTCAAGGTGACTCTCTGCCTGTAGTCTTCTACACATTCTCTCCTACCTCCTCTCCTTAGTGGTAAGCATTTCTAGAACAGCTGGCTAGAGTGGCAGGTGCAACGGTGATTCCCTGGGATGAGAGGAACCCCAAGATTCTGCCCAAAGTGAGCTCACCACAATCTCAGTAATGTCACTGTTTGCCCTGTCCACCCAAATTCCTCCAACAAGCAGACCAGGTCATGGGCACTTCCTGGGTTGTCCTTGAACCCAAAGGGATCACTTCATGCATCTCAACCTTCTTGTCATTACTTCACCTCAGCCCCAGGGTTGAAGTCCAGGAGCTGCCTTGTCAGTTCCTCCATCTGCCAACCAATGCTGCAGGTTGCTGGGGGTCCCACGCATGACTGGGGTCATCCAGGGGCCGAATGAATGCCTTCTAACCCAGAGATCAAATCAGTTAAGATCACTTATATGCAAGGCACTAAGCTACACCCTGTGAGAAGTACAAAAGAAGTATAACAGATGGTCCTTGTCTTCTGGAGACTGATAGTCTAAACTGGAGGAAAATgataaatgtgaagaaataacCAATGATTTAAGGCAGAAAAGTACACATCTCGAAGACAGTAACtgtaggaatttatttttaaatgtttacttattttttgagagagtggggcgggcgggagtggggggcagagagagatggagacagaggacccgaagcagtCCCCgtactgtcattgcagagcctgatgcggggctcaaactcatgaaactgtgagcctgtgacctgagcccaagttggaagctcaactgactgagccacccaggtgcccctaactgtaGGAATTTAGAGGTGAGAAAGATCCCTCTGAATTGGGAAGATCAGAGCAAATTTTCTGTGTGAGAGGAGGGTCATCCTGGGACCTTGGGATGCATCTCAAGGAACAGTCAATAATTAAACCGAGATAAAGAAGATTATGAAAGGTATGtttaagaaaatagacaaaaccaGCTTGGCTAGAATTGAGGCTCTCGGTGGAAGAGAAGTCAGAGACAAAGTTCGAAAGATGGGTTTGCCAAATTGTGGCAGGCCTTGAATATCAGGCTGCAGAATTTGAATCTTATTCTGCAGATAAAGGGGGAACTGCCAGTGGCTCCCGAGATAGAGTGACCTAATGAGGACTCTCAACCCCGGAGCAGGTCTCCCTCTCCTACATCCCAGCTTGTCTAAAAGCATTGGTTTGGGAGCTATAAAGATCCCAACCTCTGTCAGTACTGTGCCGCCTCCAGATCCACAGCTGTTCCAGGAAAGGTCATGAGAATTCAAAGACCCAAAGCAAGTCCCACATCTGACCCTAACTTGCTGTTTGTTTCACTTTCCCTGTCTACAGAAATGAGCCCATTACCTTTATTTATCCTATAGGAGCAATAAAATTAGGGTAACAGAACTTGGATCTGCTCCTGCTTGTAGGGAAACTCTCACAGGCTTTCCATCGGTATCCAGAAGCTGTGTGGAACTCCGGAAGGGGGAGAGGCCGGGCTCTGAAGGGTGGGCACCAATCCAGACCCGGCCCTCCTCCCAGCCagctcccctcaccccctctcaGCCAGGCGAGAGGAAGTGGCAGCTGTTGTCCTGTGGGGAAGACAGGCAGAGGTCCACCTGGCACTGCTGGGATTTTCACAGCACCCGCCCCAGtgactttaaacacacacacacacacacacacactcacacacaaacacacacacacatacacacacacacacacacacacacacacacgcagcagCATGGCATTAGCCTGGGAGTGGTTGGGCAAAGAGCAGTGGCTGCGGTGATAGAATGAGAAAGCAGAGGGTAGCTACCTCATATTCCTGGGGTGAGGTTGCTTGTGTGAGGGGCTTTCTTCCCTCCCATCTTCTCCCACTATTTTGTCTTCTTGCTCACccctttctaatttttctcttttcccttctgccaGACTCTCTGATCAGTCCTTGGCCTGATACCTGACCCTTTTTGTTCTCCCTAATCTtgtcccccttcctccatctttttctCTTGCCCCTTACATGTGGTGTAGGAGAACTGG
The sequence above is a segment of the Panthera leo isolate Ple1 chromosome B3, P.leo_Ple1_pat1.1, whole genome shotgun sequence genome. Coding sequences within it:
- the RNASE13 gene encoding probable inactive ribonuclease-like protein 13, which produces MAVAVAWLVFLQLAFGTALVVDIEMQIAIKDFHMLHVDYPRVHYPKGFQGYCNGLMAYVRGRKQKSWYCPQIHYMVHAPWREVQKFCKYSESFCENYNEYCTFTEDSFPITICSLAPNQPPTSCHYNSTLTNQRLYLLCSGKRDAEPIDIIGVY